A part of Streptomyces sp. NBC_01210 genomic DNA contains:
- a CDS encoding ABC transporter substrate-binding protein, whose product MSKTSRIAGAILGVVALTGSLAACGGDSLEKEKGGSESGGGAGKKGALVIGAASFTESKVLAELYAQILADAGYKTSVTTVKNRELYEPSLEKGEIDVVPEYAATVAEFLNAKANGPKAPDEKPVASGDVTATVAALTKLAEPRGLKVLPAGAAVDQNAFAVSKEFAEKNKLKTLSDLGKSKLKVKIAAGDECEVRPFCAPGLKKTYGIDVSGIDPKGVGTPQSKQAVKDGDDQLVLTTTTDAVLDGLVFLEDDKKLQNADNVLPVVNAKDAGAKEIADALDKLTKVLTTEDLAELNRKVDAERAKPQDAAKAYLESKGLLKK is encoded by the coding sequence ATGAGCAAGACCTCGCGCATCGCGGGCGCAATACTCGGTGTGGTGGCCCTGACGGGTTCTCTCGCCGCATGCGGTGGCGACAGCCTGGAGAAGGAGAAGGGCGGCTCCGAATCGGGCGGCGGGGCGGGCAAGAAAGGCGCGCTCGTCATCGGTGCCGCGTCCTTCACCGAGTCCAAGGTGCTCGCCGAGCTGTATGCGCAGATCCTGGCCGACGCCGGCTATAAGACGTCCGTCACCACGGTGAAGAACCGTGAGCTGTACGAACCCTCGCTGGAGAAGGGCGAGATCGACGTCGTACCGGAATACGCCGCGACGGTCGCCGAATTCCTCAACGCGAAGGCGAACGGGCCGAAGGCGCCCGACGAGAAGCCGGTGGCATCCGGCGATGTCACCGCCACCGTGGCGGCGCTCACGAAGCTCGCCGAGCCGCGCGGACTGAAGGTGCTTCCCGCCGGTGCCGCCGTCGACCAGAACGCCTTCGCGGTGAGCAAGGAATTCGCGGAGAAGAACAAGCTCAAGACACTTTCCGATCTTGGGAAGTCGAAGCTGAAGGTGAAGATCGCGGCAGGCGACGAGTGCGAGGTGCGGCCGTTCTGCGCGCCGGGTCTGAAGAAGACGTACGGCATCGACGTCTCGGGCATCGACCCCAAGGGAGTCGGCACCCCGCAGTCCAAGCAGGCCGTCAAGGACGGTGACGACCAGCTCGTCCTGACCACCACCACGGACGCGGTGCTGGACGGCCTGGTCTTCCTGGAGGACGACAAGAAGCTCCAGAACGCCGACAACGTCCTTCCGGTGGTCAATGCCAAGGACGCGGGCGCCAAGGAGATAGCCGACGCGCTCGACAAGCTCACCAAGGTGCTGACGACCGAGGATCTTGCCGAGTTGAACCGCAAGGTGGACGCCGAGCGCGCGAAGCCTCAGGACGCGGCGAAGGCTTATCTCGAGTCCAAGGGCCTGCTCAAGAAGTAG
- a CDS encoding sensor histidine kinase has product MQRLYDFIRRHPTGVDSFWAVILFGFSMLWVIQVPVGIQPRITAALIVLLLSLVVALRRRMPEKMLVLAAALGVAQLALDVEVNPGDFAMLVIIYTVAAYDGARWASRLALVGGLAAGTLAQLRWPEANTGVGGRIFFTIFMSVPFALAWVLGDSIRTRRAYFAQLEERATRLEKEREAQAKVAVAAERARIARELHDVVAHNVSVMVVQADGAAYVLDAAPDQAKQALETISSTGRQALAEMRRLLGVLRTGDAPESGEYVPQPDVEQIEDLVEQVRGSGLTVDFKIEGTPRPLPSGVELTAYRIVQEALTNTRKHGGPEAGASVRLVYFDDGLGLLVEDDGRGSAHELYEDGGADGRGHGLIGMRERVGMVGGTLDTGPRPGGGFRISALLPLKPAH; this is encoded by the coding sequence GTGCAGCGCCTCTACGACTTCATCCGCAGACACCCGACGGGCGTCGACAGCTTCTGGGCTGTCATCCTCTTCGGGTTCTCCATGCTGTGGGTGATCCAGGTACCGGTCGGTATCCAGCCCCGTATCACCGCAGCTCTGATCGTTCTGCTGCTGAGTCTGGTCGTGGCGCTGCGCCGCCGTATGCCGGAGAAGATGCTGGTACTCGCAGCAGCGCTGGGCGTCGCCCAGCTCGCGCTCGACGTCGAGGTCAACCCGGGCGACTTCGCGATGCTGGTGATCATCTACACCGTCGCCGCGTACGACGGGGCGCGCTGGGCCTCCCGGCTGGCGCTGGTCGGCGGGCTGGCCGCGGGCACGCTGGCCCAGCTGCGCTGGCCGGAGGCGAACACCGGCGTCGGCGGGAGGATCTTCTTCACGATCTTCATGAGTGTGCCGTTCGCCCTCGCCTGGGTGCTCGGCGACTCGATACGCACCCGGCGGGCGTACTTCGCTCAGCTCGAGGAGCGAGCCACCCGGCTGGAGAAGGAGCGCGAGGCGCAGGCGAAGGTGGCGGTCGCGGCGGAACGGGCGCGGATCGCCCGCGAGCTGCACGACGTCGTCGCGCACAATGTCTCGGTGATGGTGGTGCAGGCCGACGGTGCCGCGTATGTCCTGGACGCCGCCCCCGACCAGGCCAAGCAGGCCCTGGAGACCATCTCGAGCACCGGCCGCCAGGCGCTCGCGGAGATGCGCAGGCTGCTCGGCGTACTGCGTACCGGCGATGCCCCGGAGAGCGGTGAGTACGTCCCGCAGCCCGATGTCGAGCAGATCGAGGACCTGGTCGAGCAGGTGCGCGGCTCGGGCCTGACGGTGGACTTCAAGATCGAAGGAACGCCGCGGCCGCTGCCGAGCGGCGTCGAGCTCACCGCGTACCGCATCGTCCAGGAGGCGCTGACCAACACGCGCAAGCACGGCGGTCCGGAGGCCGGGGCCAGCGTGCGGCTCGTCTACTTCGACGACGGCCTCGGACTGCTGGTGGAGGACGACGGCCGCGGTTCGGCGCACGAGCTGTACGAGGACGGCGGCGCCGACGGCCGGGGCCACGGGCTCATCGGTATGCGCGAGCGCGTCGGTATGGTCGGCGGAACGCTCGACACGGGGCCGCGGCCCGGCGGCGGCTTCCGGATCAGCGCACTGCTTCCCCTCAAGCCCGCCCACTAG
- a CDS encoding alpha/beta hydrolase, producing MGLTSNKVLALAIMVAVLLFAATVWLWPRLSRRSWRAVTGRIGLLLATQLALFSAVGLAANNSFLFYGSWSDLFGQEQDMGVVVDHSASGKRVKIVGKQMLDVPGGSRPAMGGQIQKIVVVGEKSKIDSPAYVYLPPEYFQAKYEKRTFPASIVLTGYPGTAENLLKGLKYPRTAFMQAKDGKMQPMILVMMRPTVAPPRDTECVDIPGGPQTETFFAKDLPKAISETYRVGTKPQNWGFMGNSTGGYCALKIAMHHPEQFGASAGLSAYYKAADDPTTGDLFHGSKKQKSRANLLWSLDHLPQGKSSFLVTTSKAGEANLKSTLAFIKKVESPARVSSITLDSGGHNFNTWRREIPPALTWISGRLSAS from the coding sequence ATGGGTCTGACCAGTAACAAAGTCCTGGCCTTGGCGATCATGGTGGCCGTGCTGCTGTTCGCCGCCACCGTCTGGCTCTGGCCGCGGCTCTCGCGTCGCAGTTGGCGTGCCGTGACGGGCAGGATCGGGCTGCTGCTGGCGACTCAGCTCGCGCTCTTCTCCGCCGTTGGCCTCGCGGCCAACAACTCCTTCCTCTTCTACGGCTCCTGGTCCGACCTCTTCGGTCAGGAACAGGACATGGGTGTGGTGGTGGACCACTCGGCCTCCGGCAAGCGCGTCAAGATCGTCGGCAAGCAGATGCTGGATGTGCCGGGCGGCTCGCGGCCCGCGATGGGCGGTCAGATACAGAAGATCGTCGTGGTGGGCGAGAAGTCGAAGATCGACAGCCCGGCGTATGTCTATCTGCCGCCGGAGTACTTCCAGGCGAAATACGAGAAGAGAACATTTCCGGCATCCATCGTGCTGACCGGATATCCGGGAACCGCGGAGAACCTGCTCAAGGGCCTGAAGTACCCGAGGACGGCCTTCATGCAGGCCAAGGACGGCAAGATGCAGCCGATGATCCTGGTGATGATGCGGCCGACCGTCGCGCCGCCGCGGGACACCGAGTGCGTGGACATACCGGGCGGGCCGCAGACCGAGACCTTCTTCGCCAAGGATCTGCCGAAGGCGATCTCGGAGACGTACCGGGTCGGGACCAAACCGCAGAACTGGGGCTTCATGGGGAATTCCACCGGTGGATACTGCGCCCTGAAGATCGCGATGCACCACCCGGAGCAGTTCGGGGCGAGCGCGGGCCTCTCCGCGTACTACAAGGCCGCCGACGACCCGACGACCGGTGACCTCTTCCACGGCAGCAAGAAGCAGAAGAGCCGGGCCAATCTGCTGTGGAGCCTGGACCACCTGCCGCAGGGGAAGTCGTCCTTCCTGGTCACGACGTCGAAGGCGGGCGAGGCCAACCTCAAGTCGACGCTGGCCTTCATAAAGAAGGTGGAGTCGCCCGCGCGCGTCTCGTCGATCACGCTCGACAGCGGCGGGCACAACTTCAACACCTGGCGGCGCGAGATTCCGCCGGCGCTGACCTGGATCAGCGGCAGGCTCAGCGCTTCGTAG
- a CDS encoding ABC transporter ATP-binding protein, whose translation MIRFEHVTKRYPDGTTAVDDLSFEVAEGELVTLVGPSGCGKTTTMKMVNRLIEPSSGRIFLDGDDISAIDPVQLRRRIGYVIQQVGLFPHKTVLENTATVPHLLGWKRAKGRERAAELLDLVGLDPSVYGDRYPEQLSGGQRQRVGVARALAADPPVLLMDEPFGAVDPVVREHLQNEFLRLQSQVRKTVLFVTHDIEEAVRLGDRIAVYGQGRIEQFDAPAAVLGTPANPYVADFVGADRGLKRLSVTPIEEGDLEQPPVVHLDDPLPRKLGSRWAVVLDAEDNLHGWISAEQTAASGSVREHARRMEAWLPVGASLKQAFSTMLQHDAGWIAVIDKEETGRFLGVLTPARLHEALRRSIDADAQDIPRTQVALETIATVKTL comes from the coding sequence ATGATCCGTTTCGAGCACGTAACCAAGCGGTACCCGGACGGAACGACAGCGGTCGACGACCTGTCGTTCGAGGTCGCCGAGGGCGAACTGGTCACGCTCGTCGGACCGTCCGGCTGCGGAAAGACCACGACCATGAAGATGGTCAATCGCCTTATCGAGCCGAGCAGCGGCCGGATATTCCTGGACGGGGACGACATATCCGCCATCGATCCGGTCCAACTGCGGCGCCGTATCGGCTATGTGATCCAGCAGGTCGGCCTTTTCCCGCACAAAACGGTCCTGGAGAACACCGCGACCGTTCCCCATCTCCTCGGCTGGAAGCGCGCCAAGGGCCGTGAGCGCGCCGCCGAACTCCTCGACCTGGTCGGCCTCGACCCGTCCGTCTACGGCGACCGCTACCCCGAGCAGCTCTCCGGCGGTCAGCGCCAGCGCGTCGGCGTGGCCCGGGCGCTGGCGGCCGACCCGCCCGTACTGCTGATGGACGAGCCGTTCGGCGCGGTGGACCCGGTGGTGCGCGAGCATCTGCAGAACGAGTTCCTGAGGCTCCAGTCCCAGGTCCGTAAGACCGTGCTCTTCGTCACCCATGACATCGAGGAGGCCGTCCGCCTCGGTGACCGTATCGCCGTCTACGGACAGGGGCGGATCGAGCAGTTCGACGCACCGGCCGCGGTGCTCGGCACCCCCGCCAACCCGTATGTCGCGGACTTCGTCGGCGCCGACCGCGGCCTCAAGCGCCTCTCGGTCACCCCTATCGAGGAGGGCGATCTGGAGCAGCCGCCGGTCGTCCACCTCGACGACCCGCTGCCCCGGAAGCTCGGCTCCCGCTGGGCCGTCGTCCTGGACGCCGAGGACAATCTGCACGGCTGGATCTCGGCCGAGCAGACCGCCGCGTCGGGATCCGTACGCGAACACGCCCGCCGGATGGAGGCGTGGCTGCCGGTCGGCGCCTCGCTCAAGCAGGCCTTCTCCACCATGCTCCAGCACGACGCGGGCTGGATCGCGGTCATCGACAAGGAGGAGACCGGGCGCTTCCTCGGCGTCCTCACGCCGGCCCGGCTGCACGAGGCGCTGCGCCGCTCCATCGACGCGGACGCGCAGGACATCCCGCGTACCCAAGTCGCGCTGGAAACGATCGCAACGGTGAAGACGCTCTGA
- a CDS encoding response regulator transcription factor yields the protein MSIRVMLVDDQVLLRTGFRMVLAAQPDMEVVAEAGDGAEAIENLRSTAVDVVLMDVRMPRLDGVEATRRICAEPDAPKVLILTTFDLDEYAFSGLKAGASGFMLKDVPPAELLGAIRSVHSGDAVVAPSTTRRLLDRFSPMLPSSSHEPRHKELERLTEREREVMLLVAQGLSNGEIAARLVLSEATVKTHVGRILTKLGLRDRVQVVVLAYESGLVRAGGGQASSS from the coding sequence ATGTCCATCCGCGTGATGCTCGTCGACGATCAGGTGCTGCTCCGCACCGGGTTCCGGATGGTGCTCGCCGCCCAGCCGGACATGGAGGTCGTCGCGGAGGCGGGCGACGGCGCGGAGGCGATCGAGAACCTCCGCTCCACCGCCGTGGACGTGGTGCTGATGGATGTACGCATGCCGAGGCTGGACGGCGTAGAGGCGACGCGGCGGATCTGCGCCGAGCCCGACGCCCCCAAGGTGCTGATCCTGACCACATTCGACCTGGACGAGTACGCGTTCTCCGGGCTGAAGGCGGGCGCCAGCGGCTTCATGCTCAAGGATGTGCCGCCCGCCGAGCTGCTCGGCGCGATCCGTTCGGTGCACAGCGGCGACGCGGTTGTCGCGCCGTCCACGACGCGTCGGCTGCTGGACCGCTTCTCGCCGATGCTGCCGAGCAGCTCCCACGAGCCGCGGCACAAGGAGCTGGAGCGGCTCACCGAGCGCGAGCGTGAGGTGATGCTGCTGGTCGCACAGGGTCTGTCGAACGGCGAGATCGCCGCGCGTCTTGTTCTCTCCGAAGCCACGGTCAAGACCCATGTCGGCCGCATCCTCACCAAGCTGGGCCTGCGCGACCGGGTGCAGGTCGTGGTGCTCGCGTATGAGTCCGGGCTGGTCCGGGCGGGCGGCGGACAGGCGAGCTCTTCCTGA
- a CDS encoding ABC transporter permease translates to MGVVADAWTWLTTGSNWSGESGAWHRLGEHVYVSGVALALACAIALPVALWLGHLGRGGALAVNISNAGRAIPVFAVLALFMLTPLRSAGYLPTIIALVLFAVPPLLTNAYVGMREVDRAVVEAARGMGMSGGQLFLRVELPLAYPLLMTGLRSAAVQVVATATIASMVGQGGLGRIITAGFNTYNTPQVVAGALLAALLALLVEGVLVAADRLLSPLRKTVSSVSSV, encoded by the coding sequence ATGGGGGTAGTGGCCGACGCGTGGACCTGGCTCACCACCGGCTCCAACTGGTCGGGGGAGAGCGGTGCCTGGCACCGCCTGGGCGAGCATGTGTACGTCAGCGGGGTGGCCCTCGCACTGGCCTGCGCGATCGCCCTGCCCGTCGCACTCTGGCTGGGGCACCTCGGCAGGGGAGGCGCACTCGCGGTCAACATCTCCAACGCGGGCCGGGCGATCCCCGTCTTCGCGGTCCTCGCCCTCTTCATGCTCACACCGCTGCGCAGCGCCGGTTATCTGCCGACGATCATCGCCCTGGTGCTCTTCGCCGTGCCCCCGCTGCTGACCAACGCCTACGTCGGTATGCGGGAGGTCGACCGGGCGGTGGTGGAGGCAGCACGCGGGATGGGGATGTCCGGCGGCCAGCTCTTCCTGCGCGTCGAACTTCCCCTCGCCTACCCGCTGCTCATGACCGGCCTGAGGTCGGCCGCAGTCCAGGTGGTGGCCACGGCCACCATCGCTTCGATGGTGGGCCAGGGCGGCCTGGGCCGGATCATCACCGCCGGCTTCAACACCTACAACACCCCGCAGGTCGTCGCGGGCGCGCTCCTCGCGGCGCTCCTCGCGCTGCTGGTGGAAGGGGTTCTGGTGGCGGCCGACCGGCTGCTCAGCCCCCTCCGTAAGACCGTGTCGTCCGTGTCGTCCGTGTGA
- a CDS encoding ABC transporter permease, which translates to MSTQQAAQSCLAANDWICGEYLRTRSQELTDATVQHVWITVVSVLIGLAVAFPLALLARAKPRFAGPVLGLTTLLYTIPSLAMFSLLLPVFGLSAALVVTGLVLYSLTILVRNIMAGLDAVPDEAREAARGMGYGSGRLLWEVELPLALPALMAGLRIATVSTIALTTVGALVGKGGLGNLIDDGVQTTFKAQVLTASVLCVLLAAVADLLLLGAQRLLTPWTRLRPAKRIRPANRVGTAKGTG; encoded by the coding sequence ATGAGTACGCAGCAGGCTGCGCAGAGCTGTCTGGCGGCCAATGACTGGATCTGCGGGGAGTACCTCCGCACCCGCAGCCAGGAATTGACCGATGCCACGGTTCAGCATGTCTGGATCACCGTGGTGTCGGTTCTGATCGGTCTCGCCGTCGCATTTCCGCTGGCGCTGCTCGCCCGCGCCAAACCGCGGTTCGCGGGCCCGGTCCTCGGACTCACGACGCTGCTCTACACCATCCCGTCGCTGGCGATGTTCTCTCTGCTGCTGCCGGTCTTCGGGCTGTCGGCGGCGCTGGTGGTGACCGGCCTGGTGCTGTACTCGCTCACCATCCTCGTACGGAACATCATGGCCGGACTCGACGCCGTGCCCGACGAGGCGCGGGAGGCCGCGCGCGGCATGGGGTACGGATCGGGCCGGCTGCTCTGGGAGGTCGAACTTCCCCTCGCGCTGCCCGCGTTGATGGCGGGCCTGCGCATCGCGACCGTTTCGACGATCGCGCTGACCACGGTCGGCGCGCTGGTCGGCAAGGGCGGTCTCGGCAATCTCATCGACGACGGCGTGCAGACCACCTTCAAGGCGCAGGTGCTGACCGCATCCGTGCTCTGTGTGCTGCTGGCGGCTGTCGCCGATCTGCTGCTGCTCGGCGCACAGCGGCTGCTGACGCCCTGGACCCGCCTGCGCCCGGCGAAGCGAATACGTCCGGCGAACCGAGTGGGCACGGCGAAGGGGACGGGCTGA
- a CDS encoding SAM-dependent methyltransferase, whose amino-acid sequence MDESCQWRGWREATEAALYGPDGFYLRPEGPAGHFRTSVHASPLFASAIARLLLTTAEPLGLDEVALVDVGAGRGELLAGVLAALPSGFPVRAYAVERAARPAGLDPRIEWTAEPPAGVSGLLFANEWLDNVPVDVAEADPDGVARYVLVRGDGTERLGSPVSGADAEWLERWWPLPEPGMRAEIGRPRDKAWARVVGTLKAGLAVAVDYAHALEARPPFGTLTGFRAGREVRPFPDGSCDITAHVALDACALPGAELLTQREALRDLGVTGERPPLSLATSDPAAYVRALASAGEAAELTARGGLGDFGWLLQRQPGPAGV is encoded by the coding sequence ATGGATGAGTCGTGTCAGTGGCGAGGATGGCGGGAAGCGACGGAAGCGGCGCTCTACGGGCCCGACGGCTTCTATCTGCGGCCCGAGGGACCGGCCGGGCACTTCCGTACGTCGGTGCACGCGTCGCCGCTGTTCGCCTCGGCGATCGCCCGGCTGCTGCTCACCACGGCGGAGCCGCTCGGTCTCGACGAGGTGGCACTGGTCGATGTCGGCGCGGGCCGCGGCGAGCTTCTCGCCGGCGTGCTGGCGGCGCTGCCGTCCGGTTTTCCGGTACGGGCGTACGCCGTCGAGCGGGCGGCCCGGCCCGCCGGCCTGGACCCCCGCATCGAATGGACCGCCGAGCCCCCGGCCGGGGTGAGCGGACTCCTCTTCGCCAACGAATGGCTGGACAACGTCCCGGTGGATGTCGCGGAGGCCGACCCGGACGGCGTCGCACGGTACGTCCTCGTACGCGGGGACGGCACCGAACGGCTCGGCTCCCCGGTCTCCGGAGCGGACGCCGAGTGGCTGGAGCGCTGGTGGCCGCTGCCCGAGCCGGGGATGCGGGCGGAGATCGGCCGCCCGCGGGACAAGGCATGGGCACGGGTGGTGGGCACGCTCAAGGCGGGCCTCGCGGTCGCCGTCGACTACGCACACGCCCTGGAGGCTCGGCCGCCGTTCGGCACGCTGACGGGTTTCCGGGCGGGCCGCGAGGTACGCCCGTTCCCGGACGGCAGCTGCGACATCACCGCGCATGTGGCCCTGGACGCGTGCGCGCTGCCCGGTGCGGAACTGCTCACCCAGCGAGAGGCGCTGCGGGACCTGGGCGTCACGGGCGAACGCCCCCCGCTGTCGCTGGCCACGTCCGACCCCGCGGCGTACGTCCGCGCACTCGCCTCCGCCGGGGAGGCGGCCGAACTGACCGCGCGGGGCGGCCTCGGCGACTTCGGCTGGTTGCTGCAGCGGCAACCCGGCCCGGCCGGCGTCTGA
- a CDS encoding NADH-quinone oxidoreductase subunit D, producing MTETTVGIGGAAESTDMVLNIGPQHPSTHGVLRLRLVLDGERIQQAEPVIGYMHRGAEKLFEARDYRQIVMLANRHDWLSAFSNELGVVMAVERMLGMEVPERAVWTRTLLAELNRVLNHLMFLGSYPLELGGITPIFHAFREREDLQHVMEEVSGGRMHYMFNRVGGLKEDLPAGWLGRAREAVAALRSRMDIYDKLVLGNEIFRGRTRDVGVLSAETVHAYGVSGPIARASGVDFDLRRDEPYLAYGELQDTLEVVTRTEGDCLARFEVLLHQTHNALDLADACLDRMAELPPGPINQRLPKVLKAPEGHTYAWTENPLGINGYYLVSKGEKTPYRLKLRSASYNNIQALTELLPGTLVADMVAILGSLFFVVGDIDK from the coding sequence ATGACGGAGACGACGGTCGGCATCGGCGGCGCGGCGGAGAGCACCGACATGGTGCTCAACATCGGCCCCCAGCACCCCTCCACGCACGGCGTGCTCCGCCTCCGTCTCGTACTGGACGGAGAGCGCATCCAGCAGGCCGAGCCGGTCATCGGCTATATGCACCGCGGCGCCGAGAAGCTCTTCGAGGCGCGCGACTACCGCCAGATCGTGATGCTGGCCAACCGCCACGACTGGCTCTCCGCGTTCTCCAACGAGCTCGGCGTCGTCATGGCCGTCGAGCGGATGCTCGGTATGGAGGTCCCGGAGCGCGCGGTCTGGACCCGTACGCTCCTCGCCGAGCTCAACCGGGTCCTCAACCACCTCATGTTCCTCGGGTCGTACCCGCTCGAACTGGGCGGCATCACGCCGATCTTCCACGCGTTCCGCGAGCGCGAGGATCTCCAGCATGTGATGGAGGAGGTCTCCGGCGGCCGGATGCACTACATGTTCAACCGGGTCGGCGGGCTCAAGGAGGACCTCCCGGCGGGCTGGCTCGGCCGCGCCCGCGAGGCCGTCGCCGCCCTCCGCTCACGGATGGACATCTACGACAAGCTGGTCCTCGGCAACGAGATCTTCCGCGGTCGTACGCGCGACGTGGGTGTGCTCTCGGCCGAGACGGTCCACGCGTACGGAGTGAGCGGCCCGATCGCCCGCGCCTCGGGGGTCGACTTCGATCTGCGGCGCGACGAGCCGTATCTGGCGTACGGAGAGCTGCAGGACACGCTCGAGGTCGTCACCCGCACGGAGGGCGACTGCCTGGCCCGCTTCGAGGTCCTTCTCCACCAGACACACAACGCACTGGACCTGGCGGACGCATGCCTGGACAGGATGGCCGAGCTGCCGCCGGGCCCGATCAACCAGCGGCTGCCGAAGGTCCTGAAGGCACCCGAGGGCCATACGTACGCCTGGACCGAGAACCCGCTCGGCATCAACGGCTACTACCTGGTCTCCAAGGGCGAGAAGACCCCGTACCGGCTGAAGCTGCGCTCGGCGTCGTACAACAACATCCAGGCGCTGACCGAGCTGCTGCCGGGGACGCTGGTGGCCGACATGGTGGCGATCCTGGGCTCGCTGTTCTTCGTCGTCGGCGACATCGACAAGTAG
- a CDS encoding DUF5937 family protein, which yields MTIDIAGLPPERIVFEISPLAELGVALHALAEPGHHPGLHGWATATAAGLKPDLADRLHEADFLWRSTFSDVFMPFAGLPATLGAAGGRTGASLAEELDMLDRLDDERFVSAALEFTCASTYGTAGPSALTDPARRERALELAATRGPKQLDFTRRLLDDPASVRAWVRRLFEDCDQSFFADTWRRASTQLAADARHKTELLRRKGLTEALHAVSPALSVDEDRTRISADKLAEGRTTAVDPAVGAGLSLVPSSFGWPHLMVLHAPGWRPVIHYPVGSPELPGPAPVELLKLRMEALAHPMRMRLCRNLARAPYTTSELADAYGITAPEVSRHLAVLKKAGLISTRRRGRYVLHQLDVSAVARLGSDFLETVLR from the coding sequence GTGACCATCGATATCGCGGGGCTGCCCCCCGAGCGCATCGTCTTCGAGATTTCTCCCCTCGCCGAGCTGGGCGTGGCGCTGCACGCGCTTGCCGAACCCGGGCACCATCCAGGGCTGCACGGCTGGGCCACCGCGACCGCCGCCGGGCTCAAGCCGGACCTTGCGGACCGGCTGCACGAGGCCGACTTCCTGTGGCGGTCCACCTTCTCGGACGTCTTCATGCCGTTCGCCGGGCTGCCCGCGACCTTGGGCGCGGCCGGCGGCCGGACCGGCGCCAGCCTCGCCGAAGAGCTGGACATGCTCGACCGGCTCGACGACGAGCGCTTCGTCTCCGCCGCCCTGGAGTTCACCTGCGCCAGTACGTACGGGACCGCCGGGCCGTCAGCCCTCACCGACCCCGCCAGGCGCGAGCGCGCACTCGAACTCGCCGCCACCCGCGGGCCCAAGCAGCTCGACTTCACCCGCCGGCTGCTGGACGACCCCGCCTCCGTACGCGCCTGGGTGCGGCGCCTCTTCGAGGACTGCGACCAGTCCTTCTTCGCCGACACCTGGCGACGCGCCTCCACCCAGCTCGCCGCCGACGCCCGCCACAAGACCGAGCTGCTGCGCCGCAAGGGCCTCACCGAGGCGCTGCACGCCGTCTCCCCCGCACTCTCGGTGGACGAGGACCGGACCCGTATCAGCGCCGACAAACTCGCGGAAGGGCGGACGACCGCCGTCGACCCCGCCGTCGGCGCCGGGCTCTCCCTCGTCCCGTCCAGCTTCGGGTGGCCGCATCTCATGGTGCTGCACGCACCCGGCTGGCGGCCGGTGATCCACTACCCCGTCGGCTCGCCCGAACTGCCGGGACCCGCCCCCGTGGAGCTGTTGAAGCTGCGGATGGAGGCGCTGGCGCACCCCATGCGCATGCGGCTGTGCCGCAACCTCGCCCGCGCCCCGTACACGACCAGCGAACTGGCGGACGCGTACGGGATCACCGCGCCCGAGGTCTCCCGCCATCTGGCCGTGCTGAAGAAGGCCGGGCTGATCTCCACCCGGCGGCGCGGCCGGTACGTACTGCACCAGCTGGACGTCTCCGCCGTCGCCCGGCTCGGCAGCGACTTCCTGGAGACAGTGCTGCGTTAG
- a CDS encoding AAA family ATPase encodes MLLWINGPFGGGKTQTAYELNRRLPGSAVCDPEHVGFGLHRMMPPGLRADFQDLQAWRQGVYEVLDLTLRTYEGVVIAPMTLVEPAYFEETVGRLREAGQEVHHFALLAERETVLRRLTERGLGRGLKRESFAVRQLDHCLERLNEPLFAEHIRTDRVAVPQVADRIAASAGLTLEPNRDGPLRHRLRKAWTGVKHIRFD; translated from the coding sequence ATGCTGCTGTGGATCAACGGTCCCTTCGGGGGCGGCAAGACCCAGACCGCGTACGAGCTGAATCGGCGGCTGCCCGGCAGCGCCGTCTGCGATCCGGAGCATGTCGGCTTCGGGCTGCACCGGATGATGCCGCCCGGACTGCGCGCGGACTTCCAGGATCTGCAGGCCTGGCGGCAGGGAGTGTACGAGGTGCTGGACCTGACGCTGCGGACGTACGAAGGCGTGGTGATCGCCCCGATGACGCTGGTCGAACCGGCGTACTTCGAGGAGACCGTGGGGCGGCTGCGCGAAGCCGGCCAGGAGGTGCATCATTTCGCGCTGCTCGCGGAGCGCGAGACGGTGCTGCGCCGGCTGACGGAGCGGGGGCTGGGGCGCGGACTCAAGCGGGAGAGCTTCGCGGTACGTCAGTTGGACCACTGCCTGGAGCGGCTGAACGAGCCACTGTTCGCGGAGCACATCCGTACGGACCGGGTGGCCGTGCCGCAGGTGGCTGACCGGATCGCGGCGTCGGCGGGGCTGACGCTGGAGCCGAACCGGGACGGGCCGCTGCGGCACCGGCTGCGCAAGGCGTGGACGGGCGTCAAGCACATCCGCTTCGACTGA